The following coding sequences are from one Candidatus Nitronereus thalassa window:
- a CDS encoding nucleotidyltransferase family protein, with product MITLETIKTTLQAHKEELSQKYGVKQIGVFGSCVKNEQLETSDVDLLVEFDKAIDLFIFVNLKNYLSDLLNANVDLVMKKALKPKIGQRILQEVVEI from the coding sequence ATGATCACCTTAGAAACGATAAAGACAACGCTGCAAGCTCACAAAGAAGAGCTCAGCCAAAAATATGGTGTAAAGCAAATCGGGGTGTTTGGTTCTTGTGTGAAGAACGAACAGCTTGAGACGAGTGATGTTGACCTCCTGGTTGAATTTGATAAAGCCATCGATTTGTTCATCTTTGTTAATCTCAAAAACTATCTATCGGACTTGCTGAACGCCAACGTTGATCTCGTGATGAAAAAAGCCTTAAAGCCGAAAATTGGCCAACGCATACTACAAGAGGTTGTGGAAATTTAA
- a CDS encoding DUF4062 domain-containing protein, with product MEIHSRTNDRKYKIFISSSFEDLKDARIQLMKRTLKLGHFPGGMELFYPGETRNLEVIEREIKSCDIFVILIGARLGMPITDDDYPEIDHVYYTMEEYEIACKYNKPVIPFLLYEEEFNKAIEEITDSSKKLGSSSHISNQIETLKNFRNTVVQGPQGKRIAGFFSYNDTSHLCEVYSGAISATINEYFDSGQKGGWVNGAIYDDLKAQIALGRSVSNNIFFKRFAERLSTFGTLSGRTQIDSELKTSIAEFFWLNYLTIIEEKGINKIFFESGSSIAYASRKFIEYVYEERQSYHDWLHEKLQIRTNNFLTFLDLLLIDSSWQPLDVRLQPNGPFSSDYGASYGMIKNAKVRSATKHNREEKGLHKDANEAIFKMTEELKIDFERSGMILMTASGLYLEKESRFYGPHVGSYHNMLLKRSLLSMPCPKVIFLDQKKWGLEFDSDNCYAICDKTCGDDLTWESLKTKTPLAVALAAFEKDQQDNLAKSLFSEGFIHQEKGTVKAGAKGRWPIIAGNESFWKFFS from the coding sequence ATGGAAATACATTCTCGAACAAACGACAGAAAATATAAAATATTTATTAGCTCGTCCTTTGAAGATTTAAAGGATGCACGAATCCAGCTAATGAAAAGAACTTTAAAGCTCGGCCATTTTCCAGGAGGAATGGAATTATTTTATCCAGGAGAGACTAGAAACTTGGAGGTAATTGAAAGGGAAATAAAATCTTGTGACATTTTTGTAATTCTCATTGGGGCAAGATTGGGGATGCCTATTACTGACGATGATTATCCTGAAATTGATCACGTTTATTACACAATGGAAGAGTACGAAATAGCATGTAAATATAATAAGCCCGTGATACCTTTTCTGCTATACGAAGAGGAATTTAATAAGGCCATTGAAGAAATCACAGATAGTTCTAAAAAGCTAGGCAGTTCTTCGCACATTTCTAACCAGATAGAAACGTTGAAGAATTTCAGAAACACTGTGGTGCAAGGGCCACAGGGCAAGAGAATCGCAGGGTTTTTTTCATATAACGACACATCACATTTGTGTGAAGTTTACTCTGGCGCAATTAGCGCTACAATTAATGAGTACTTTGATTCAGGCCAAAAAGGTGGTTGGGTAAACGGAGCAATATATGATGATCTCAAGGCCCAAATTGCACTAGGAAGATCAGTTAGCAACAATATTTTCTTTAAAAGATTTGCCGAAAGGTTGAGCACCTTTGGAACCTTGTCGGGTAGGACTCAAATTGATTCGGAGTTAAAAACTAGCATTGCCGAATTCTTCTGGCTAAATTACCTAACAATCATAGAAGAAAAAGGCATTAATAAAATATTTTTTGAGTCAGGCTCTTCTATAGCTTATGCCTCGAGAAAGTTTATCGAATATGTTTATGAAGAGAGACAATCCTATCACGATTGGCTCCACGAAAAACTTCAAATCAGAACAAACAACTTTTTAACTTTTCTAGATTTACTTCTTATTGATTCGAGTTGGCAACCTTTGGATGTCCGCCTCCAACCGAATGGCCCCTTCTCTTCTGACTATGGTGCGTCATATGGAATGATCAAAAATGCTAAGGTTAGGTCGGCAACTAAACACAACCGTGAAGAGAAAGGGCTTCATAAAGACGCCAATGAAGCCATATTTAAAATGACTGAGGAGTTAAAAATTGATTTTGAAAGATCAGGAATGATATTGATGACAGCCTCCGGTTTATATTTGGAAAAGGAATCAAGATTTTATGGCCCTCATGTTGGCAGCTACCATAACATGTTATTGAAACGCAGCCTTCTTTCCATGCCTTGCCCGAAAGTTATTTTTCTTGATCAAAAAAAATGGGGACTAGAGTTTGATTCTGATAACTGTTATGCCATTTGTGACAAAACCTGCGGGGATGATTTAACTTGGGAATCTCTAAAAACTAAGACACCACTAGCAGTGGCGTTAGCAGCTTTTGAAAAGGACCAACAGGATAACCTAGCCAAATCTCTTTTTTCTGAAGGATTCATTCATCAGGAAAAAGGAACTGTCAAAGCTGGGGCTAAGGGAAGGTGGCCAATAATAGCAGGAAACGAATCATTTTGGAAATTTTTTAGTTAA
- a CDS encoding DUF86 domain-containing protein — translation MSREFVDYLRDIIDAMGKAQQFVRNLSYLEFKADDKTVFAVVRALEIVGEATKNIPDDIRKNYPEIPWKDMAGMRDVLIHDYFGADVETVWLTVTEKIPQVKPLIEKMLEKL, via the coding sequence ATGAGTAGGGAGTTTGTGGACTATTTGAGAGATATTATAGACGCTATGGGAAAGGCTCAACAATTTGTCAGGAATCTCTCTTATTTAGAATTCAAAGCTGACGACAAAACGGTCTTTGCCGTCGTCAGAGCCTTGGAGATTGTTGGGGAAGCAACCAAAAATATTCCCGATGATATTCGCAAGAACTACCCCGAGATCCCCTGGAAAGATATGGCGGGCATGAGAGATGTCCTGATTCATGATTATTTTGGCGCTGATGTAGAAACCGTATGGTTAACGGTTACAGAAAAAATCCCGCAGGTAAAACCGTTGATAGAAAAAATGCTAGAGAAATTATGA